From the Thermococcus guaymasensis DSM 11113 genome, one window contains:
- the fen gene encoding flap endonuclease-1: MGVQIGELVPRKEIELENLYGKKVAIDAFNAMYQFLSTIRQRDGTPLMDSRGRITSHLSGFFYRTINLMEAGIKPAYVFDGEPPAFKKKELEKRREAREEAEEKWHEALERGEVEEAKKYAMRATKLNETLIEDAKKLLQLMGIPVVQAPSEGEAQAAYMAQEGKVYASASQDYDSLLFGAPRLVRNLTITGRRKLPGKNVYVEVRPELVVLEEVLKELGIDREKLIELAILVGTDYNPGGIKGIGPKKALTIVKRSKDPLKKYQKESDVDLYEIKEFFLNPPVTDDYDLKWREPDEEGILKFLCDEHDFSEERVKNGLERLKKAVKAGKQRTLESWFR; encoded by the coding sequence ATGGGAGTCCAAATAGGTGAGTTGGTTCCCAGAAAAGAAATTGAGCTTGAAAACCTCTATGGAAAAAAGGTCGCCATAGATGCGTTCAATGCGATGTACCAGTTCCTCTCGACAATAAGACAGCGCGATGGGACACCCCTCATGGACTCAAGGGGGAGGATTACCTCTCACCTCAGCGGGTTCTTCTACAGGACGATAAACCTGATGGAGGCAGGAATAAAGCCAGCCTACGTCTTTGACGGTGAGCCCCCCGCATTTAAGAAAAAAGAGCTTGAGAAGAGGCGCGAGGCGAGAGAAGAGGCCGAGGAAAAATGGCACGAGGCCCTTGAGAGGGGCGAGGTAGAGGAGGCCAAGAAGTACGCGATGAGGGCGACGAAGCTGAACGAGACCCTAATCGAAGACGCCAAAAAGCTCCTCCAGCTTATGGGAATACCCGTCGTCCAGGCCCCAAGCGAGGGTGAGGCCCAGGCCGCTTACATGGCACAGGAGGGCAAGGTATACGCCTCCGCGAGCCAGGACTACGACTCGCTCCTCTTCGGGGCGCCAAGGCTCGTGAGGAACCTCACGATAACGGGAAGGAGGAAGCTCCCCGGAAAGAACGTCTACGTTGAAGTAAGGCCAGAGCTCGTGGTTCTTGAAGAGGTACTCAAGGAGCTCGGAATTGACAGGGAAAAGCTCATTGAGCTGGCAATCCTCGTCGGCACGGACTACAACCCCGGCGGAATCAAGGGTATCGGGCCAAAGAAGGCATTGACAATAGTGAAGCGCTCAAAAGATCCGCTCAAAAAGTATCAGAAGGAGAGCGACGTTGACCTGTATGAGATAAAGGAGTTCTTCCTCAACCCGCCGGTTACCGATGACTACGACCTTAAGTGGCGCGAGCCGGACGAGGAGGGAATCCTGAAGTTCCTCTGCGATGAGCACGACTTCAGCGAGGAACGCGTTAAAAACGGCCTTGAAAGGCTAAAGAAGGCGGTAAAAGCAGGAAAGCAGAGGACGCTTGAGAGCTGGTTCCGCTGA
- a CDS encoding phosphate-starvation-inducible PsiE family protein — protein sequence MNMVKRHRDPGVIESLLLKWLSVLFDIVVIGLATVTMGYVVYLMVNLITESMHAFDIEEVLHQIVLIIIFLEIFELLTLYVTEHHVSMRNVVELGVLAMVRKIIITLDYNQLGWQTLFGIAALIFVMGWIYVQERQRRTRHEEFLITHGIKKD from the coding sequence ATGAATATGGTCAAGAGACACCGTGACCCCGGCGTCATCGAGAGCCTCCTTCTCAAGTGGCTCAGCGTGCTTTTTGACATAGTTGTGATAGGCTTGGCGACGGTAACTATGGGCTACGTGGTTTATCTCATGGTCAACCTTATTACAGAAAGCATGCACGCCTTTGACATCGAGGAGGTTCTCCACCAGATAGTTCTCATCATAATCTTCCTTGAAATATTCGAACTGCTCACCCTGTACGTCACTGAACACCACGTCAGCATGCGGAACGTCGTCGAGCTCGGTGTCCTGGCGATGGTGAGAAAGATTATAATAACCCTTGACTACAACCAGCTCGGCTGGCAGACGCTCTTCGGCATTGCGGCTTTGATATTCGTGATGGGCTGGATCTACGTGCAGGAAAGGCAGAGGAGAACCAGACACGAGGAGTTCCTGATAACCCACGGCATCAAGAAGGATTAG
- the acs gene encoding acetate--CoA ligase alpha subunit, which yields MADPKIEALFRPKSVAVIGASGKPGKIGYAIMKNLVEYGYEGKIYAVNVKGGEIEISGRKFPVYKSILEVPDEVDMAVVVVPAKFVPQVVEECGQKGVKVLPIISSGFGELGEEGKKVERQLVETAHKYGMRILGPNIFGVVYTPEKLNATFGPTDVMPGPLALISQSGALGIALMGWTILEKVGLSAVVSIGNKSDIDDADLLEFFKEDENTRAILIYMEGVKDGRRFMETAKEVSRVKPIVIIKAGRSERGAKAAASHTGSLAGSDKVYDAAFKQAGIIRAYTIGEAFDYARTLSNLPEPEGENIVILTNGGGIGVMATDAAEEEGLHLYDNLEELKVFANHMPPFGSYKNPVDLTGMAGAESYEGAIRDALAHPEMHAIAVLYCQTAVLDPRDLADVVIREYNASGRKKPLVVAIVGGIEAKEAIDRLNEEGIPAYPEPERAIKALAALYRWSRWKAKQE from the coding sequence ATGGCGGACCCGAAGATTGAAGCCCTTTTCAGGCCGAAAAGCGTTGCCGTTATCGGCGCTTCCGGAAAGCCCGGCAAGATAGGATACGCTATTATGAAGAACCTTGTGGAGTACGGCTACGAGGGCAAGATTTACGCCGTCAACGTCAAGGGCGGGGAGATTGAGATAAGCGGAAGGAAGTTCCCCGTCTACAAGAGCATTCTTGAAGTTCCCGACGAGGTTGACATGGCCGTTGTCGTTGTCCCGGCCAAGTTCGTCCCGCAGGTCGTCGAGGAGTGCGGCCAGAAGGGCGTTAAGGTTCTCCCGATCATCAGCTCGGGCTTCGGTGAGCTTGGCGAGGAGGGCAAGAAGGTCGAGAGGCAGCTCGTTGAGACCGCCCACAAGTACGGTATGAGGATCCTTGGCCCGAACATCTTCGGTGTCGTCTACACTCCGGAGAAGCTCAATGCCACCTTCGGCCCGACCGACGTCATGCCCGGTCCGCTCGCCCTTATCAGCCAGAGCGGAGCCCTTGGAATTGCCCTCATGGGCTGGACGATCCTTGAGAAGGTCGGTCTTTCAGCGGTCGTCAGTATAGGGAACAAGAGCGACATTGATGACGCTGATCTACTTGAGTTCTTCAAGGAGGACGAGAACACCAGGGCAATACTCATCTACATGGAGGGGGTCAAGGACGGAAGGCGCTTCATGGAGACCGCCAAGGAAGTCAGCAGGGTCAAGCCGATAGTTATCATCAAGGCCGGAAGGAGCGAGCGCGGTGCCAAGGCCGCGGCTTCCCACACCGGTTCCCTCGCCGGAAGCGACAAGGTCTACGATGCCGCCTTTAAGCAGGCCGGCATAATAAGGGCCTACACCATCGGTGAGGCCTTCGACTACGCGAGAACCCTCAGCAACCTGCCGGAGCCAGAGGGAGAAAACATTGTCATTCTCACCAACGGCGGTGGAATTGGTGTCATGGCAACCGACGCGGCTGAGGAAGAGGGACTCCACCTCTACGACAACCTCGAGGAGCTCAAGGTCTTCGCCAACCACATGCCACCCTTCGGAAGCTACAAGAACCCGGTTGACCTCACCGGTATGGCCGGCGCTGAGAGCTATGAGGGTGCCATCAGAGACGCCCTTGCCCACCCTGAGATGCACGCCATAGCCGTCCTCTACTGCCAGACGGCGGTGCTTGACCCGCGTGACCTTGCCGACGTAGTCATCCGCGAGTACAACGCCAGCGGCAGGAAGAAGCCGCTCGTCGTTGCCATCGTCGGTGGAATCGAGGCCAAAGAGGCCATCGACAGGCTCAACGAGGAAGGAATCCCGGCCTACCCGGAGCCGGAGAGGGCTATAAAGGCTCTCGCCGCCCTCTACCGCTGGAGCAGGTGGAAGGCCAAGCAGGAGTGA
- a CDS encoding metallophosphoesterase family protein: MIIALISDIHSNLEALEAVWDEVKDADAFLCMGDLVGYGASPNEVVEFVRKQMKRRTFLCVRGNHDNAIAFGTDWGFNPYARQAVRWHQRVMTIENLEFLRRLPVKQLFEDDTGQSYLIIHGSPRAPLDEYLFPWLPESEFKAVLSYVRQDDLLLGHTHVPMLKVVEGRRIINPGSVGQPRDGDWRASYAVIDTEREPPDNVEFHRVEYDVEEAARKIIEAGLPRFLAERLFEGY, encoded by the coding sequence GTGATAATAGCCCTCATCAGCGATATCCACTCTAACCTTGAGGCGCTTGAGGCAGTGTGGGACGAGGTTAAGGATGCCGACGCTTTCCTCTGCATGGGTGACCTTGTCGGCTACGGCGCTTCTCCGAATGAAGTTGTGGAATTCGTGAGGAAGCAGATGAAAAGGCGGACTTTTCTCTGCGTCCGCGGAAACCACGACAACGCGATTGCCTTTGGAACGGACTGGGGCTTCAACCCCTACGCGAGGCAGGCTGTCCGGTGGCATCAGCGGGTCATGACGATAGAAAACCTTGAGTTCCTCAGGCGGCTGCCGGTGAAACAGCTGTTTGAAGACGACACCGGACAGAGTTACCTGATCATCCACGGTTCTCCACGGGCTCCCCTGGACGAGTACCTCTTCCCCTGGCTCCCAGAGAGCGAGTTTAAAGCAGTTCTAAGCTACGTTCGCCAAGACGACTTGCTTCTCGGCCACACCCACGTGCCAATGCTGAAGGTCGTCGAAGGAAGAAGGATAATAAACCCAGGCTCGGTAGGCCAGCCGAGGGACGGGGACTGGAGGGCTAGCTACGCGGTAATCGACACAGAAAGAGAACCACCGGACAACGTTGAGTTTCACAGGGTTGAATATGATGTGGAAGAAGCGGCCAGAAAGATAATAGAAGCGGGGCTGCCGAGGTTCTTGGCGGAGAGGCTCTTTGAAGGCTACTAA
- a CDS encoding PRC-barrel domain-containing protein, with amino-acid sequence MVKILASKLRDVELITDTGVRLGWVYDLSFDEKTGELLVIVAEPDEDLDTSEFVTDHEGLLLIPVSAVRSIGEVIIIDSSKLAVKSKFRSIRHR; translated from the coding sequence ATGGTTAAGATACTTGCCTCAAAGCTCAGAGATGTTGAACTTATCACAGACACGGGCGTAAGGCTCGGCTGGGTCTATGACCTCAGCTTTGATGAGAAGACAGGAGAGCTTCTTGTGATCGTTGCGGAGCCCGACGAAGATCTGGACACGAGCGAGTTCGTTACAGACCATGAGGGCCTCCTTCTGATACCGGTAAGTGCTGTCAGGAGCATCGGAGAGGTTATAATCATTGACTCAAGCAAGCTGGCTGTCAAATCAAAGTTTAGGAGTATAAGGCACCGTTAG
- a CDS encoding ATP-binding cassette domain-containing protein — translation MSVVEFEDVFVKYETYTGGVLALRGVTFSLNDREVLLIMGPSGSGKTTILKAILGLVQPIHGSVKVFGIEPKNEKQALKVRRRIGYLTQEGTMIKELTVWENILFYARGRGRKLNESLVRELAEELNIKTILDKHPDQLSGGELKRAELLMVLSDNPDLLLLDEPTSMLDAENSEVVINILSQLKDNTPMIITSHDPRLQKITNKTLEIIGGELKRARGGTASSSRGERVPVRRDESLHRPG, via the coding sequence ATGAGTGTTGTTGAGTTTGAGGATGTGTTTGTGAAGTATGAAACGTACACGGGTGGAGTTTTGGCGTTAAGGGGAGTCACCTTCAGCTTGAATGATAGAGAAGTACTCCTCATCATGGGGCCCTCAGGAAGCGGGAAGACAACAATACTAAAAGCCATCCTCGGATTAGTCCAGCCAATCCACGGTTCAGTCAAGGTTTTTGGCATCGAGCCAAAGAACGAAAAACAAGCCCTCAAAGTCAGGCGGAGAATAGGTTACCTCACGCAGGAGGGCACAATGATAAAAGAACTGACCGTCTGGGAGAACATCCTCTTCTACGCAAGAGGGCGAGGAAGAAAGTTGAATGAAAGTTTAGTGCGAGAGCTCGCGGAGGAACTCAACATTAAAACCATCCTCGACAAACATCCAGACCAGCTGAGTGGTGGAGAGCTCAAGAGGGCTGAGTTATTGATGGTGCTTTCTGATAACCCAGACCTCTTACTCCTTGACGAGCCAACTTCAATGCTCGACGCCGAAAACTCAGAAGTCGTTATTAACATCCTCAGCCAGCTTAAGGACAATACTCCAATGATAATCACCTCCCACGACCCAAGACTCCAAAAAATCACCAACAAAACACTGGAGATAATAGGAGGAGAGCTAAAAAGGGCTCGAGGGGGGACCGCATCTTCATCTCGGGGGGAGCGAGTCCCCGTCAGGAGGGATGAATCTCTTCATCGCCCGGGGTAG
- a CDS encoding MBL fold metallo-hydrolase encodes MMIPVKVRSESSIPIEIPPNTVMLRGIGWDSNIYLVRDKREALIVDTGTGVNWHVYAEIWEGNGYLKGVKRVVIFNTHEHFDHVGGNRAFRDWLEGLGIKVLFAAHEITAKTLERGDDYVILGYAYGRPFEPQPVEMKLNEGARIKIGSLELRLIHTPGHTAGSACLYLEDGETKIMFTGDTVFNGTVGRVDLPTGDGWELRESLERLFEFDVDFGLPGHGKPITEWKRNLEKVLGLV; translated from the coding sequence ATGATGATACCAGTAAAAGTTCGCTCTGAAAGTTCCATCCCAATCGAGATACCGCCGAACACCGTAATGCTCAGGGGAATTGGCTGGGACTCCAATATCTACCTCGTCAGGGATAAGAGAGAGGCTCTCATCGTTGACACTGGAACCGGAGTTAACTGGCACGTATACGCCGAGATCTGGGAGGGAAACGGCTACCTTAAGGGCGTGAAGAGGGTGGTGATCTTCAACACGCACGAACATTTCGACCACGTTGGTGGAAACAGAGCCTTCAGAGACTGGCTGGAAGGTCTCGGTATCAAAGTTCTTTTCGCGGCCCACGAGATAACCGCAAAGACCCTTGAGCGGGGGGACGACTACGTGATCCTCGGCTACGCCTACGGCAGGCCCTTTGAGCCGCAGCCGGTTGAGATGAAGCTTAACGAGGGGGCCAGGATCAAAATCGGCTCCCTTGAGCTCCGCCTTATCCACACGCCGGGTCACACGGCCGGAAGTGCCTGCCTCTACCTTGAGGATGGGGAAACCAAAATAATGTTCACCGGCGATACAGTCTTCAACGGAACCGTCGGAAGGGTTGACCTTCCCACCGGCGATGGGTGGGAGCTAAGGGAGAGCCTTGAGCGGCTTTTTGAGTTCGATGTGGACTTCGGCCTGCCTGGTCACGGGAAACCGATAACCGAGTGGAAGAGGAACTTGGAAAAAGTCCTGGGGCTGGTATGA
- a CDS encoding DUF504 domain-containing protein: MRKGSLKEVLAKIKHDPREDERDYYIVIEHRGAYGNEKKIPVEMIELGHGYFFIGETQIPYHRILRVVKKNGRVVWEKRKR, encoded by the coding sequence ATGAGGAAGGGCTCTCTAAAGGAGGTTCTGGCGAAGATCAAGCACGACCCCCGGGAGGATGAGCGGGACTACTACATCGTTATCGAGCACCGGGGAGCTTACGGTAACGAGAAGAAGATCCCGGTCGAGATGATCGAGCTTGGACACGGCTACTTCTTCATAGGCGAGACTCAGATTCCCTATCACCGCATCCTCAGGGTTGTGAAGAAGAACGGAAGAGTCGTGTGGGAAAAACGAAAGCGCTGA
- a CDS encoding ferritin family protein → MKPVVSFDRERLESYLSEVVDKLKSLSFKEALSYAIFNEEDEAKYYAELAQKAKKPSVRALFLQMSDESLEHKERLYSLFKRVFPDEEPVKVDAPPVEVAPFYPEFEKVEDYLHALEYCMESELFAKRTYEILSAKAEDEEARALFAQLALMEEEHYERIRKVYELVSKMKRRKIPLEALEPGGYLFEDREKARYTFLDVTGEDKGLVITREHPKKIRSWMKIDVPVLWLSESAMKMSGVKTLPPKLLLDKAEDIAEFVSSENLRAVLLESAEYLLLETNEKDLIKFLLDLRDLAIERGFYLIVSAEKEAFTPTSWAILRANMEKIE, encoded by the coding sequence GTGAAGCCAGTGGTAAGCTTTGACAGGGAGAGACTAGAGAGTTATCTCAGTGAGGTGGTCGATAAGCTGAAATCGCTCTCCTTCAAGGAGGCCCTGAGTTACGCGATCTTCAACGAAGAGGACGAGGCAAAATATTACGCAGAGCTGGCCCAGAAAGCCAAAAAGCCAAGCGTTAGGGCGCTCTTTCTCCAGATGAGTGACGAGAGCCTTGAGCACAAAGAAAGGCTTTACAGCCTTTTCAAGAGGGTCTTTCCCGACGAGGAGCCGGTTAAGGTTGACGCCCCTCCCGTTGAGGTTGCACCCTTCTATCCTGAGTTCGAGAAGGTTGAGGACTATCTCCACGCTCTTGAGTACTGCATGGAGAGCGAACTCTTCGCGAAGAGAACCTACGAGATACTCTCAGCCAAAGCGGAGGATGAGGAGGCCAGGGCTTTATTCGCACAGCTCGCGCTCATGGAGGAGGAGCACTACGAAAGAATAAGGAAGGTTTACGAGCTCGTCTCAAAGATGAAGAGGAGGAAAATACCCCTAGAAGCCCTCGAGCCGGGGGGTTACCTTTTTGAGGACAGGGAGAAGGCGCGCTACACATTCCTTGACGTAACCGGAGAGGATAAGGGGCTTGTAATAACACGGGAGCACCCGAAGAAGATCCGCTCGTGGATGAAAATTGACGTCCCAGTTCTCTGGCTCTCTGAGAGTGCAATGAAGATGAGCGGTGTCAAGACCCTTCCCCCCAAGCTCCTCCTTGACAAGGCCGAAGACATAGCCGAATTTGTCTCGTCGGAAAATCTTAGAGCCGTCCTCCTTGAAAGCGCCGAGTACTTGCTCTTGGAAACAAACGAGAAAGATCTGATAAAGTTCCTCCTTGATTTGAGGGATCTGGCGATAGAGAGGGGTTTTTACCTTATAGTCTCCGCGGAGAAGGAAGCGTTTACACCCACGAGCTGGGCCATATTGAGGGCCAACATGGAAAAGATAGAGTGA
- a CDS encoding YchF/TatD family DNA exonuclease: MIDAHAHVEMFKGKIPEVIEESRNRLKLIVDSITEYRKFHVWKSWEALKPYFGFIQPTLGYAPNEARRGNWEKVKRVEEFIREHADEIVAVGEIGLDFYYAETEAERKNQREIFKHFLNLAVELDLPVVLHARDAEREVFEAVEKAGIPAYFHSYSGPKELALEIARAGHFVGINTGIDFIPEVRAAAETVPLENLLVETDSPYMSPYKGQKNYPWNVEYAIRRIAELRGLAFEEVERITEENTLRFFGLR, encoded by the coding sequence ATGATCGACGCTCACGCCCACGTTGAGATGTTCAAGGGGAAAATCCCCGAGGTCATTGAGGAGAGCAGGAATAGGCTAAAACTCATAGTTGATTCCATAACCGAATACAGAAAGTTCCACGTCTGGAAGAGCTGGGAGGCCCTGAAGCCCTATTTTGGCTTTATTCAGCCGACACTCGGCTACGCACCGAATGAGGCGAGGAGGGGCAACTGGGAGAAAGTGAAACGGGTTGAGGAGTTCATACGGGAGCATGCAGACGAGATAGTGGCAGTTGGCGAGATCGGGTTAGACTTCTACTATGCAGAGACTGAAGCTGAGAGGAAAAACCAGCGGGAGATATTCAAACACTTCCTGAACCTTGCAGTCGAGCTCGACCTCCCCGTTGTTCTGCACGCGAGGGACGCCGAGAGGGAAGTTTTTGAGGCCGTTGAGAAGGCGGGCATTCCTGCGTACTTCCACTCCTACAGCGGGCCAAAAGAGTTGGCTCTTGAAATAGCGCGGGCCGGACACTTCGTGGGGATAAACACGGGGATTGACTTTATTCCTGAGGTCAGAGCGGCGGCGGAAACAGTTCCTCTGGAAAACCTGCTCGTGGAGACTGATTCGCCCTACATGAGCCCGTATAAGGGACAGAAGAACTATCCATGGAACGTCGAATATGCCATCAGAAGAATAGCGGAGCTGAGAGGTCTGGCCTTTGAGGAGGTTGAAAGGATAACTGAGGAAAACACCCTAAGATTCTTTGGACTGAGGTGA
- a CDS encoding DUF3216 domain-containing protein, with amino-acid sequence MVEVPEVEEVKSLLRELGEEDLIRVVDSFVALNTGLESKKGKEFIEVSVLGFLEGILTALKSKVDDPRVGELYEKVRKRRAELDEMFRKPRIPYLEG; translated from the coding sequence ATGGTAGAGGTGCCTGAAGTTGAAGAGGTGAAGTCCCTACTGCGTGAGCTTGGTGAAGAAGACTTAATAAGGGTAGTGGACTCTTTTGTGGCCCTCAACACGGGTCTGGAGAGCAAAAAGGGAAAGGAGTTCATAGAGGTTTCCGTACTCGGCTTCCTCGAGGGTATATTGACCGCACTGAAGTCAAAGGTCGACGATCCCCGCGTCGGAGAGCTCTACGAGAAGGTCAGGAAAAGAAGGGCAGAGCTCGATGAAATGTTCCGAAAGCCGAGGATACCCTACTTGGAGGGGTGA
- a CDS encoding leucine/methionine racemase — MRYPQNKEEVVERYSRVFSKATRVTYAPIVAVEVKNAIVRDLGGREYIDFLSDAAVQNVGHNNPRVVNAIKEAAERLIHFTFIYGFPVEPLLLAEKLAEIAPIDNPKVSFGLSGSDANDGAIKFARAYTGRRTILSYLKSYYGSTYGAMSITGLDFKVRSKVGELSDVHYIPYPNCYRCPFGKEPKSCKMECVSYIKEKFEGEVYADGVAALFAEPIQGDAGMVVPPEGYFKKVKKILDEHGILLVVDEVQSGMGRTGKWFAIEHFGVKPDIITLAKPLGGGLPISAIVGCSEVMDSLPPLGHAFTLSGNPLTSRAALAVIEEIEEKDLLKRAEKLGKYTKKRLERMKEEHELIGDVRGLGLMLGVELVKNRETKERAYEEARKVVWRAYELGLVLAFLQGNVLRIQPPLTIEEELLDEGLNRLEQAITDVEEGRVPDSVLAKVQGW, encoded by the coding sequence ATGAGGTATCCCCAGAACAAGGAGGAGGTCGTGGAGCGCTATTCACGGGTTTTTTCAAAGGCAACGCGCGTTACCTACGCCCCGATAGTTGCCGTAGAGGTTAAAAACGCCATTGTCCGGGACCTCGGGGGGAGAGAATACATAGACTTTCTGAGCGACGCGGCCGTTCAAAACGTCGGCCACAACAATCCGAGGGTCGTGAATGCAATAAAGGAAGCCGCAGAGAGGCTTATCCACTTCACGTTCATATACGGCTTCCCTGTTGAGCCTCTTCTTCTCGCCGAAAAGCTGGCGGAGATAGCGCCGATCGATAACCCAAAGGTAAGCTTCGGGTTGAGCGGGAGTGACGCCAACGACGGCGCAATAAAGTTTGCAAGGGCATACACAGGAAGGAGAACCATCCTAAGCTACCTCAAGAGCTACTACGGGTCAACCTACGGTGCAATGAGCATAACTGGTCTTGACTTCAAGGTTCGTTCCAAGGTTGGGGAACTGAGCGATGTCCACTACATCCCCTATCCCAACTGCTACCGCTGTCCCTTCGGGAAGGAGCCCAAGAGCTGTAAGATGGAGTGCGTCTCGTACATCAAGGAGAAGTTCGAGGGGGAGGTCTACGCGGACGGTGTCGCCGCTCTGTTCGCCGAGCCGATACAGGGCGACGCGGGGATGGTGGTTCCGCCGGAGGGCTACTTCAAGAAGGTGAAGAAAATCCTCGACGAGCACGGCATTCTCTTGGTAGTTGATGAGGTTCAGAGCGGAATGGGTAGGACAGGCAAATGGTTCGCGATAGAGCACTTCGGGGTGAAGCCCGACATAATAACCCTTGCGAAGCCACTTGGAGGCGGACTCCCGATAAGCGCGATAGTGGGATGCTCTGAAGTCATGGACTCTCTCCCGCCGCTCGGCCACGCCTTCACCCTCAGCGGCAACCCCCTAACGAGCAGGGCAGCTCTGGCCGTCATCGAGGAGATAGAAGAGAAAGACCTCCTCAAAAGGGCGGAGAAGCTTGGAAAGTACACGAAAAAGCGGCTGGAGAGAATGAAGGAGGAACACGAGCTTATCGGTGACGTCCGCGGCCTCGGCCTGATGCTCGGGGTTGAACTTGTGAAGAACAGAGAAACAAAGGAGAGGGCCTACGAAGAGGCCAGAAAAGTTGTGTGGCGCGCCTACGAGCTTGGCCTCGTGCTCGCGTTCCTCCAGGGCAACGTGCTCAGGATTCAGCCGCCCCTCACGATAGAGGAGGAGCTCCTTGACGAGGGTCTCAACAGGTTGGAGCAGGCTATAACCGATGTGGAAGAGGGCAGAGTTCCGGACAGCGTTCTGGCGAAGGTTCAGGGGTGGTGA
- a CDS encoding Lrp/AsnC family transcriptional regulator, with the protein MRDGGHIDELDKMILNILQEDGRASYSEIARHLKVPESTVRLRVKKLVERGIIRKFAALINPFKAGYSIVAFIAVDVEPSRVKKAAEELSKLPEVDVLGIATGAHDILMQVTVRDLQELENFLIEKLGRIEGIRSTETSILTSVRKWGYARVF; encoded by the coding sequence ATGCGGGATGGTGGACACATTGACGAGCTTGACAAGATGATACTCAACATCCTCCAGGAAGACGGAAGGGCCAGCTACTCCGAGATAGCGAGACACCTGAAGGTGCCCGAGTCCACCGTCAGGCTCAGGGTGAAAAAGCTCGTCGAGAGGGGCATTATCAGAAAGTTTGCTGCGCTGATAAATCCCTTCAAGGCGGGCTATTCAATAGTCGCCTTCATAGCCGTCGATGTTGAACCGAGCAGGGTGAAGAAAGCGGCCGAAGAGCTGAGCAAGCTCCCCGAGGTAGACGTCCTTGGTATAGCAACCGGGGCACATGACATCCTCATGCAGGTGACGGTGAGGGACCTTCAGGAACTGGAGAACTTCCTCATAGAGAAGCTTGGGAGAATAGAGGGAATAAGGAGCACGGAAACGTCCATCCTGACCAGCGTGCGGAAGTGGGGCTATGCGAGGGTGTTTTAA
- a CDS encoding M24 family metallopeptidase yields MRGNPEIFKRRVERFQELLRENGIDGAVIRTLSSFIYFTGTKWLRPSLLIPAEGEPIVYVVKGEGELFKRRSWIENVVEFQRVEELMAGVVSWIRRNGMRKVGLEFGVERDAYLIFFKLFQRLNPTVEIVDVLDLTMGLRMIKDDWELDNIRKAGKIARKGMKVAEEVIKPGKSELEIAAEVVRELMLNGSEDPKVYVSTTPRAHAEPFRDLRVPENGVVTVVIGADWNSYYANMARTFVVGEPGERVRKAIEVKEEARKIALEETKVGVALNAVEKKLANFFKEKGFGDAYIAGYTHGVGLLIEEPPITTIVVPQRAVRVQESMVLSIIHPPLMIPEGAIKHEDTYIVKKDGLERVT; encoded by the coding sequence ATGAGAGGAAACCCTGAAATTTTCAAAAGGCGTGTGGAGCGCTTTCAGGAGCTCCTTAGGGAGAACGGCATAGACGGGGCCGTCATCAGAACGCTTTCGAGCTTCATCTACTTCACCGGGACAAAGTGGCTCCGGCCGAGCCTTCTTATTCCTGCGGAAGGAGAACCCATTGTTTACGTGGTCAAAGGTGAGGGAGAGCTTTTCAAAAGGAGGAGCTGGATAGAGAACGTCGTGGAGTTCCAGCGCGTTGAGGAGCTGATGGCGGGCGTTGTGAGCTGGATCCGCAGGAACGGCATGAGGAAGGTCGGCCTTGAGTTTGGAGTGGAGCGTGATGCATACCTCATCTTCTTCAAGCTCTTCCAGAGGCTCAATCCAACTGTGGAAATAGTGGACGTCCTTGACCTCACGATGGGCCTCAGAATGATAAAAGATGACTGGGAGCTGGACAACATAAGGAAGGCCGGAAAGATAGCAAGAAAGGGAATGAAGGTCGCTGAAGAAGTCATAAAGCCCGGCAAGAGCGAGCTTGAGATAGCAGCTGAAGTCGTGAGGGAGCTCATGCTCAATGGGAGCGAGGATCCAAAGGTTTATGTTTCAACGACGCCCAGAGCACATGCCGAACCGTTCCGCGACCTCAGGGTTCCTGAAAACGGCGTCGTTACCGTCGTCATCGGAGCTGACTGGAACAGCTATTACGCCAACATGGCGAGGACGTTCGTTGTTGGGGAGCCGGGTGAGAGGGTGAGGAAAGCCATCGAGGTCAAGGAAGAGGCCCGCAAAATCGCGCTTGAGGAGACAAAGGTTGGCGTTGCCCTGAACGCCGTTGAGAAGAAGCTCGCGAATTTCTTCAAGGAGAAGGGGTTCGGGGATGCTTACATAGCCGGCTACACCCACGGCGTCGGCCTCCTAATTGAGGAGCCGCCGATAACCACGATAGTCGTCCCCCAGAGGGCCGTGAGGGTTCAGGAGAGCATGGTGCTGAGCATAATTCACCCGCCCCTCATGATTCCGGAGGGCGCGATAAAGCACGAGGATACCTACATCGTCAAAAAGGATGGGCTTGAGAGGGTAACTTAA